The following proteins are encoded in a genomic region of Sorangiineae bacterium MSr12523:
- a CDS encoding nitroreductase family protein → MTSQAFLPLSTYREYPLDEMRLRAATFAQEMQRRRTVRDFSNRAVPRSIVEDCLRAAGTAPSGANQQPWHFVAVQDAAMKTTIREAAEKEEQTFYQGRAPQAWLDALAPLGTNEHKPFLEIAPWLIAIFARSYGLNDDGSKVKHYYVQESVGIATGLLIAAIHNAGLASLTHTPSPMNFLNSLLGRPSHERPFLLLVVGYPQDGATVPDIHRQPLESIATFV, encoded by the coding sequence ATGACGAGCCAGGCGTTCCTCCCGCTGTCCACATATCGTGAGTACCCCCTCGACGAAATGCGTTTGCGCGCGGCAACCTTCGCGCAAGAAATGCAGCGCCGTCGCACGGTGCGCGACTTTTCGAATCGCGCGGTTCCGCGCAGCATCGTCGAAGATTGCCTTCGCGCGGCGGGCACGGCCCCGAGCGGTGCGAACCAACAGCCGTGGCATTTCGTGGCGGTGCAAGACGCGGCGATGAAGACGACGATCCGAGAGGCCGCGGAAAAAGAAGAGCAGACCTTTTACCAAGGCCGCGCGCCGCAAGCTTGGCTCGATGCGCTCGCACCGCTCGGCACGAATGAACACAAGCCGTTCCTCGAGATCGCACCGTGGCTCATTGCGATCTTCGCACGCTCCTACGGTTTGAACGACGACGGCTCGAAGGTGAAGCACTACTATGTCCAAGAATCGGTGGGCATCGCGACCGGCCTTCTCATCGCCGCCATCCACAACGCCGGCCTGGCCAGTTTGACCCATACCCCGAGCCCGATGAACTTTCTCAATAGCCTCCTCGGCCGCCCCTCCCACGAGCGCCCCTTTCTGCTCCTCGTCGTTGGGTACCCGCAAGACGGCGCCACCGTGCCCGATATCCATCGGCAACCGCTGGAATCCATCGCGACGTTCGTCTGA
- a CDS encoding alpha/beta hydrolase, which translates to MELPACGIGSLKLLWLVAMCALLGCGGAHSKGPVHVPIWPGAAPDAQPIPGPENATSTETDPLVAGRPWTEVTNVARPTMTVYPPRGKNTGTAVIVFPGGGYKALAVDLEGTEVCDWLTSRGITCVLLKYRVPYSGPYGDASCQCHITPKAPLALEDAQRTISLVRARAKEWHIDPHKIGVLGFSAGGHLVAATSTHFTQRAYGSIDVADRESCRPDFAIALYPGHLWTEENLDLTPDIATRISRDTPPTFLVQAEDDPVDSVNHSLVYYTALKNAEVPVELHLFAHGGHAFGLRRTEHPITEWPQLAETWLRTIGVLPP; encoded by the coding sequence ATGGAACTGCCGGCTTGTGGGATCGGTTCGTTGAAGCTTCTCTGGCTCGTCGCCATGTGTGCACTGCTTGGGTGCGGCGGCGCGCATTCGAAAGGGCCCGTGCACGTGCCGATCTGGCCCGGCGCTGCGCCCGACGCGCAGCCGATTCCCGGGCCGGAAAATGCCACCAGCACGGAGACGGATCCACTCGTTGCGGGGCGTCCGTGGACGGAGGTGACGAATGTCGCGCGGCCGACGATGACGGTCTATCCGCCGCGCGGCAAAAATACAGGTACCGCGGTCATCGTGTTCCCTGGCGGCGGCTACAAGGCACTGGCGGTCGACCTGGAGGGAACGGAGGTCTGCGATTGGCTGACGTCCAGAGGAATCACGTGTGTGCTCCTGAAATACCGAGTCCCGTATTCAGGGCCGTATGGGGACGCGAGCTGTCAATGCCACATAACGCCGAAAGCGCCGCTCGCACTCGAGGACGCGCAGAGAACCATCAGCCTCGTGCGAGCTCGCGCCAAAGAATGGCATATCGATCCGCACAAGATTGGAGTACTCGGCTTCTCCGCTGGCGGGCACCTCGTCGCGGCGACGAGTACGCATTTCACGCAGCGCGCGTATGGTTCGATCGACGTGGCCGATCGTGAGAGCTGCCGCCCAGACTTCGCCATCGCGCTGTATCCAGGCCATTTGTGGACGGAAGAGAATCTCGATTTGACCCCGGATATCGCGACGCGCATCTCGCGCGACACACCGCCCACGTTCCTGGTGCAGGCGGAGGACGATCCCGTCGACAGCGTCAATCACTCCCTCGTTTACTACACCGCACTGAAAAACGCGGAAGTACCCGTCGAGCTCCACCTGTTCGCCCATGGCGGGCACGCATTCGGGTTGCGCCGCACCGAACATCCCATCACGGAGTGGCCTCAGCTCGCGGAGACATGGCTGCGGACGATCGGAGTGCTCCCTCCGTAG
- a CDS encoding discoidin domain-containing protein yields MNSGPHRSRRSRLFSISILGAGVAVAFAMPPAVRAQSRAADVLLSQGKRVIVSSSESTEFGGPKALDGNSSTRWASEEGPNPQWIRVDFGERAAIHRVKLSWEAAYAKKYRLEISDNGWQWTTVRTITNGDGNTDDLTGFTERARYLRLVATERGTAYGYSLWELQAYGVPDSVGDTEAPSAPAALNSAGVTTSGVELRWNASTDNINVTGYDVLRNGAVVATTQSSPYTDSGLSPATSYTYTVRARDAAGNLSASSSALTVSTRTGPDAHPFVIAGAGDIADQCTAADPNCIHPKTAALVSAIAPAVVITMGDNQYDDAHLSDFQNYFDKTWGKFKSIMHPVPGNHETYDNTAYAGYKSYFGQIATPKGKLYYSWDMGNWHFLALDSNDFVPKEFADVAADPAQLAWVKSDLAATTKPCIAVYYHHPRFSSGDHGDNLGLASLWSTLVSNKVDLVLNGHDHHYERFVPQDASGNASSLGPVEVLSGNGGMTPYDISAAHSTTAKLISDFGVIKLHLTDSTFATQLVGVDGMVLDSSPIYTCH; encoded by the coding sequence ATGAACTCTGGACCCCATCGGTCTCGCCGAAGCAGGCTGTTCTCCATTTCGATTCTCGGCGCCGGCGTTGCCGTCGCATTCGCGATGCCGCCCGCAGTTCGCGCCCAGTCGCGAGCCGCGGACGTGCTGCTCTCGCAGGGAAAACGCGTCATCGTGTCGAGCTCCGAGAGTACGGAGTTCGGCGGTCCCAAGGCCTTGGACGGAAATTCGTCGACGCGGTGGGCAAGCGAGGAGGGGCCCAATCCTCAGTGGATTCGCGTCGATTTCGGTGAACGCGCGGCCATTCACCGCGTGAAGCTCTCTTGGGAAGCTGCGTACGCAAAGAAGTACCGGCTCGAGATATCCGACAATGGCTGGCAATGGACCACCGTGCGAACCATCACCAATGGCGATGGGAATACCGATGATCTCACGGGATTCACCGAGCGTGCTCGGTATTTGCGCCTCGTCGCCACGGAGCGCGGCACTGCGTATGGCTATTCGCTTTGGGAGCTGCAGGCCTATGGCGTTCCGGATTCCGTGGGTGATACGGAAGCCCCCAGCGCGCCCGCCGCCCTGAACTCGGCTGGGGTGACCACCTCCGGCGTCGAGCTGCGTTGGAATGCATCGACCGACAACATCAACGTGACAGGATATGACGTGCTGCGGAACGGCGCCGTGGTAGCCACCACACAAAGTTCCCCATACACCGATAGCGGTCTGTCGCCCGCAACGAGCTACACCTATACGGTGCGTGCCCGCGATGCTGCGGGGAACCTTTCGGCGTCGAGCTCCGCTCTCACGGTGAGCACACGAACCGGCCCGGATGCCCATCCATTCGTCATCGCCGGGGCAGGGGACATCGCCGACCAATGCACGGCCGCGGACCCCAATTGCATTCACCCGAAGACGGCGGCACTCGTGAGTGCGATAGCTCCGGCGGTCGTCATCACCATGGGTGACAATCAATACGACGATGCGCACCTGTCGGACTTTCAGAATTACTTCGACAAGACCTGGGGCAAGTTCAAAAGCATCATGCATCCAGTGCCGGGCAACCACGAAACGTATGACAACACCGCGTACGCCGGTTACAAATCGTACTTCGGACAGATCGCCACGCCGAAGGGCAAGCTGTATTATAGCTGGGACATGGGGAATTGGCATTTCCTTGCCCTCGATTCCAACGACTTCGTGCCCAAGGAATTCGCGGATGTTGCGGCCGACCCGGCGCAGCTTGCGTGGGTCAAGAGCGATCTTGCCGCAACGACGAAGCCGTGTATCGCCGTGTATTATCATCATCCGCGATTCAGCTCCGGCGATCACGGCGACAACTTGGGGCTCGCCTCCCTCTGGTCGACGTTGGTCAGCAACAAAGTCGATCTCGTCCTGAACGGACACGATCACCATTATGAGCGATTCGTGCCGCAGGACGCGTCAGGTAATGCGAGTTCGCTCGGGCCCGTGGAGGTCCTCAGTGGCAACGGCGGCATGACTCCTTATGACATCAGCGCCGCACACTCGACGACCGCGAAGCTCATCTCCGACTTCGGCGTGATCAAGTTGCACCTGACCGACTCGACATTCGCGACGCAACTCGTTGGGGTCGATGGAATGGTGCTCGATAGCAGCCCTATTTACACATGCCATTAG
- a CDS encoding DinB family protein codes for MNDKVYATAARLTDEERKRDRGAFFGSIHKTLNHILVADRIWLGRLAGRVPEPGDIGVDGIKALDQEIASDFDELRRERERTDGTIDVWAEALTAETLAGTLSIVRKGKVMPAVPVWWAAMQLFNHQTHHRGQVTTLLFQAGQDPGSTDLFAMLMQEAAISLA; via the coding sequence ATGAATGACAAGGTCTATGCGACCGCCGCACGCCTGACGGACGAGGAGCGGAAACGTGACCGCGGGGCATTCTTCGGATCCATTCACAAAACGTTGAATCACATCCTCGTTGCCGACCGCATTTGGCTCGGCCGGCTCGCCGGACGTGTGCCCGAGCCGGGAGATATCGGCGTGGATGGCATCAAGGCGCTCGATCAGGAGATCGCGTCCGACTTCGACGAGCTGCGCCGCGAGCGAGAGCGAACCGACGGCACCATCGACGTCTGGGCCGAGGCGCTGACCGCCGAGACACTCGCCGGGACATTGTCGATCGTCCGCAAAGGCAAGGTCATGCCCGCCGTGCCCGTATGGTGGGCGGCCATGCAGCTCTTCAACCATCAAACGCATCACCGTGGTCAGGTCACGACCTTGCTCTTCCAGGCCGGCCAGGACCCGGGCTCGACCGATTTGTTCGCCATGCTCATGCAGGAAGCGGCGATCTCGTTGGCCTGA
- a CDS encoding 2-hydroxyacid dehydrogenase yields MPVSVLMPWLDIDLPDGMHAHLYDGDGPPPEHLEEIEFYVMPYDRGPNPARLLDRMSRLKVVQSLSAGVESLLPWLPPGVRLANGRGLHDLSVAEHSLALIHASQRDLPRWFAQQATGSWARAHTRSLADSRVLLIGYGAIGKAIERQLVAAEALVTRVARTARPAEDVHGIAELPALLPQADIVVLIVPDTASTRGLLGAAQLAALPDGALVVNVGRGRAIDTSALLAETRAGRLRAALDVVDPEPLPADHPLWRVPGVIITPHIAGGSASFHPRARRLVAEQLRRFAAGEPLLNVVV; encoded by the coding sequence ATGCCGGTAAGCGTTCTGATGCCATGGCTCGATATCGATCTTCCCGACGGCATGCATGCCCATCTTTACGATGGTGACGGACCGCCGCCGGAGCACCTGGAGGAAATCGAATTCTATGTCATGCCGTACGATCGCGGCCCCAACCCGGCCAGGCTGCTCGACCGGATGTCCAGGCTGAAGGTCGTGCAGTCGCTCTCGGCAGGGGTCGAGTCGTTGCTGCCATGGCTGCCACCCGGCGTGCGATTGGCGAATGGCCGTGGTCTGCACGACTTGAGTGTCGCGGAGCACTCGCTTGCCCTGATTCACGCTTCGCAGCGGGATTTGCCACGCTGGTTCGCGCAGCAGGCGACCGGCTCGTGGGCGAGGGCCCATACGCGTTCGCTCGCCGACAGCCGTGTGCTCTTGATTGGATATGGGGCCATCGGGAAGGCCATTGAACGCCAGCTCGTTGCCGCCGAAGCCCTGGTGACACGCGTCGCGCGCACGGCGCGGCCGGCCGAGGACGTGCACGGTATCGCCGAGTTGCCGGCGCTGCTGCCCCAGGCCGACATCGTGGTGCTGATTGTGCCCGACACGGCCAGCACCCGCGGTTTGCTCGGCGCCGCGCAATTGGCGGCGTTGCCGGATGGGGCGCTGGTCGTCAACGTAGGGCGCGGTAGGGCCATCGACACGAGCGCACTGCTCGCGGAGACGCGGGCAGGGCGTTTGCGCGCTGCGCTCGACGTCGTCGATCCGGAGCCGCTTCCCGCGGACCATCCGCTGTGGAGGGTCCCCGGCGTGATCATCACGCCACACATCGCCGGCGGATCGGCTTCGTTCCATCCGCGCGCGAGGAGGTTGGTCGCCGAGCAACTTCGCCGTTTCGCCGCAGGCGAGCCGTTGCTCAACGTGGTCGTCTAG